In one window of Campylobacter sp. DNA:
- a CDS encoding carbonic anhydrase: protein MPSQLINGAIKFMEENFAEHAELFGSLANHQKPHTLFIGCSDSRVVPSLITSTLPGELFVVRNIANVVPPYRISEEFLATTSAIEYALYSLNIKNIIVCGHSNCGGCAALFYGAKKLEKIPNVRRWLNLMQPVKDEVEKLKDLGADKREWITERLNIINSMQNLLSFPGIKDAYKNGEIKIYGWHYVIETGELFNYDDEGAHFTLLNKGMDYEKIYNQLFND from the coding sequence ATGCCCAGCCAGTTAATAAATGGAGCTATTAAATTTATGGAAGAAAATTTTGCCGAGCATGCCGAGCTTTTCGGAAGTTTGGCAAATCATCAAAAGCCCCACACACTTTTTATCGGCTGCTCCGACTCGCGCGTGGTGCCAAGCCTAATTACCTCGACGCTTCCAGGAGAGCTTTTCGTCGTGCGAAATATCGCAAACGTCGTTCCTCCATACCGAATTAGCGAGGAATTTTTAGCGACTACCTCAGCGATCGAATATGCGCTGTATTCGCTAAATATCAAAAATATCATCGTTTGTGGGCACAGCAACTGCGGCGGTTGCGCGGCGCTGTTTTATGGCGCAAAAAAGCTTGAAAAAATTCCAAACGTAAGGCGCTGGCTAAATTTAATGCAGCCCGTAAAAGACGAGGTCGAAAAGCTAAAAGATCTCGGCGCCGACAAGCGCGAGTGGATCACCGAGAGATTAAATATTATAAATTCCATGCAAAATTTACTTAGCTTTCCTGGCATCAAAGACGCCTACAAAAACGGCGAGATTAAAATTTACGGCTGGCACTACGTCATCGAAACGGGCGAGCTATTCAACTACGACGACGAAGGCGCGCATTTTACGCTATTAAATAAGGGAATGGATTATGAAAAAATCTATAATCAGCTTTTTAACGATTAG
- the frr gene encoding ribosome recycling factor: MLEAIYKEQRANGDRAIEALKKDFMTLRTGKVSVAILDHIFVDYYGSQTPLNQVATVLSTDAVTISITPWEKPMLKAIESAIAAANIGVNPTNDGESVKLFFPPMTIEQRQENAKKAKAMGEKAKIGIRNVRKDANDEIKKLEKDKAISEDDAKKGYDEVQKITDSYSSKIDDAVKAKEAELLKV; encoded by the coding sequence ATGCTAGAAGCTATCTATAAAGAGCAAAGAGCAAACGGCGATCGAGCTATCGAGGCTTTGAAAAAGGACTTTATGACGCTACGCACCGGCAAAGTAAGCGTGGCGATCCTAGATCATATTTTCGTGGATTATTACGGCTCGCAAACCCCGCTAAATCAGGTCGCGACCGTCCTTTCGACCGATGCGGTAACGATTTCGATCACGCCGTGGGAAAAGCCGATGCTAAAGGCGATCGAAAGCGCTATCGCAGCGGCAAATATCGGCGTCAATCCGACTAACGACGGCGAGAGCGTGAAGCTATTTTTCCCGCCGATGACGATCGAGCAACGCCAAGAAAACGCAAAAAAGGCCAAAGCGATGGGCGAGAAGGCTAAAATCGGCATTCGTAACGTCCGCAAAGACGCCAACGACGAAATCAAAAAGCTCGAAAAAGACAAAGCGATCTCCGAAGACGACGCCAAAAAGGGCTACGACGAGGTGCAAAAGATCACCGACTCTTACTCAAGTAAAA
- the secG gene encoding preprotein translocase subunit SecG, whose amino-acid sequence MTTLFLVLQVVFAVIITISVLLQKSSSIGLGAYSGSNESLFGAKGPAGFLAKFTAAMGILFVINTLVLAYFYQQDAKSSVVDRVKIEANATRSVPNAVPGVPSIPASGAKPNFAPASTESNPVNSSEVNSTAPKIETPAASAPTRSQASSDTNTSAASADQNTTK is encoded by the coding sequence GTGACTACGTTATTTTTGGTTTTACAAGTCGTCTTCGCCGTGATAATTACGATCTCCGTTCTGCTGCAAAAGAGCTCTTCTATTGGGCTTGGCGCATACAGCGGAAGTAACGAAAGCTTATTTGGTGCGAAGGGTCCAGCGGGATTTTTGGCTAAATTTACCGCCGCGATGGGAATTCTATTTGTGATAAATACACTCGTGCTTGCGTATTTCTATCAGCAAGATGCTAAATCTTCTGTCGTAGATCGCGTAAAGATTGAAGCAAATGCTACTAGATCCGTGCCAAACGCTGTCCCTGGCGTGCCATCCATCCCAGCTTCAGGCGCAAAGCCTAATTTCGCTCCCGCAAGCACCGAGTCAAATCCTGTAAATAGCAGCGAGGTAAATTCAACAGCTCCGAAAATCGAAACACCCGCAGCTAGCGCGCCTACTCGGTCACAAGCATCAAGTGATACCAATACCAGCGCTGCTTCCGCAGATCAAAACACAACCAAATAA
- a CDS encoding Bax inhibitor-1/YccA family protein: MSLYDRRNYADGYELSDASLEQGRISQTIKQTYALLTASMIAAAAGAFVAMSFGVSLAIHPFLYLVLLMGLIFGMQAAVNRGANTIALVLLFAFTFITGLTLGKLIAIYIAAGAGDVVTHAFVATAITFGALTVYAMNTKTNFDSWGKPLLVSLVAIIVLSLLNYFFFKSTVLDIAISAFSALIFSMYIIYDTKNIINGTYTSPIMAAVDMYLNIYNLFLSLLRIFGASRD, encoded by the coding sequence ATGAGTCTATACGACAGACGAAATTACGCGGACGGCTATGAGCTATCGGACGCATCACTGGAACAAGGACGAATCTCTCAGACTATCAAACAAACCTACGCGCTTCTAACCGCTTCGATGATAGCTGCGGCGGCAGGGGCTTTTGTCGCGATGAGTTTCGGCGTGAGCTTGGCTATTCATCCATTTTTATATCTAGTGCTTTTAATGGGGCTGATCTTCGGTATGCAAGCAGCTGTAAATCGCGGCGCCAACACGATCGCGCTGGTTTTGCTTTTTGCATTTACCTTTATTACCGGTCTTACTCTAGGTAAATTGATTGCTATTTATATCGCAGCGGGTGCCGGAGACGTAGTAACGCATGCGTTCGTGGCTACGGCGATTACTTTCGGTGCTCTTACCGTTTATGCGATGAATACAAAGACAAATTTCGACTCTTGGGGCAAACCGCTATTGGTATCGCTTGTGGCTATTATCGTGCTAAGCCTTTTGAACTACTTCTTTTTCAAAAGCACCGTGCTTGATATAGCAATTTCAGCTTTTTCGGCTTTAATCTTTTCGATGTATATTATCTACGATACTAAAAATATTATAAACGGCACCTACACTTCACCGATAATGGCTGCCGTAGATATGTATCTAAACATCTACAACCTCTTCCTTTCGCTGCTAAGAATTTTCGGCGCAAGCAGAGACTAA